The Flavobacterium sp. 1 genome contains the following window.
GATAAAAACCAATTTTTGGAAGTTTTTCATTCGCAATCAATCAAAAAAGAAATAGAAGAAACCTTTGCTTTGGCACAAAAATATGCCAGTTCCTACCCAACGCTTTTGGCAGAAAAAGAAGGTAATCTGTATGTTTTAGAACAAGGATATGCCCCATTTGGAGCAATTCAAGAACAGATTGAGACACTTTTTTTAACTAATTTAAAATTGAACAATGAAAGAAATTATCTCAACAGCATTTTTAACAATCTTAATTTTATTTAATATGGAATCACAAGCGCAGAGTTTTAAAACAATTGAAACCAAAGATTTGAAACTTCAAGTTTACAACGCATCCGAAAACAGTTTTGGTGTAGCATCGGTAATTGTATCTGGAAAAACAGATGCAGTTTTGATTGACGCACAATTTACTTTGGCGGATGCCGAAAAAGTAGCACAGGAAATCAAAGCAAGTGGCAAAAAACTAACCACTATTTATGTTTCTCACGCAGATCCTGATTATTATTTTGGATTGGAAATATTCAAAAAATATTTTCCAGATGTAGTTGCTTATGCTTCGCCAGCATCAGTAGAAGCTATTAAGGCTACTGCTCAAAAGAAATTAGAAGTTTGGGGCGAAAGATTGGGTAAAAACATTACGTCAAACGTTATTTTACCTCAGGTTTTAAAAGGAAACAGTATTGAATTGGAAGGTCAGAAATTAGAAATAATTGGTTTGGAAGAGTTCCCGAATAAAACTTTTGTATGGATTCCTTCTATAAAAGCAGCTGTTGGCGGAATCAATGTTTTTGGAACTACTTTTCATCTTTGGATGGCAGATGCACAAACTGCTGATGCCCGCAAAAGCTGGATTTCAGTTTTAGATAAAATTACAGCTTTGAAACCAGAAATTGTAATTCCGGCACACGCCAATTCCAATTCTCCATTTGATATAACTACTGTAAATCATACCAAAAGTTATATTAAATTCTACGAAGAAGCGTTGAAAACCAATAAAACTTCAGAGGATTTAATCAAAGCTATAAAAGCAAAATATCCAACACTTACTTTTGATACTGCTTTGATGATAGGTGCAAAAGTAAATACTGGAGAAATGAAATGGTAAAATCAATTATTTACAGCCTGACAGCACTTTTTGTATTGTCAGGCTGTTCTTTAAATAAAAAAGCAATGACAAATCTTGACATTATAAAAAGTACTTACGAAGGAAAAACTTCGGAAGAAAACGGTAAAAATTTGGCTAAATATGTAGCCGATGATATTTCCTGGACAGAAGCCAAAGGATTTCCTTATGCAGGGACTTATATTGGATTGGACAACGTAACAAAAAACGTTTTTAGCCGATTAGGAAGCGAATGGATTGATTATA
Protein-coding sequences here:
- a CDS encoding MBL fold metallo-hydrolase; amino-acid sequence: MKEIISTAFLTILILFNMESQAQSFKTIETKDLKLQVYNASENSFGVASVIVSGKTDAVLIDAQFTLADAEKVAQEIKASGKKLTTIYVSHADPDYYFGLEIFKKYFPDVVAYASPASVEAIKATAQKKLEVWGERLGKNITSNVILPQVLKGNSIELEGQKLEIIGLEEFPNKTFVWIPSIKAAVGGINVFGTTFHLWMADAQTADARKSWISVLDKITALKPEIVIPAHANSNSPFDITTVNHTKSYIKFYEEALKTNKTSEDLIKAIKAKYPTLTFDTALMIGAKVNTGEMKW
- a CDS encoding nuclear transport factor 2 family protein — encoded protein: MVKSIIYSLTALFVLSGCSLNKKAMTNLDIIKSTYEGKTSEENGKNLAKYVADDISWTEAKGFPYAGTYIGLDNVTKNVFSRLGSEWIDYKFTPEDYVTSDDKVVAYGTYTGTYKITGKPFTARVAHVWKLKDSKIVSFEQFVDSQPVIDVMK